A stretch of Aythya fuligula isolate bAytFul2 chromosome 1, bAytFul2.pri, whole genome shotgun sequence DNA encodes these proteins:
- the LOC116496310 gene encoding interleukin-5 receptor subunit alpha-like encodes MAHVTFVPVVLILTLLQHKTLFSTGLANGQPDVVDELGLHNDLQITKYDSRVILSWNNNLTEEETKKYRVKYILSYTFFNTSYERKERLQEKKKIIRLELHSGFNAKVKTQLFAKETEELIKESGWTECTYKAPPVYIQNLSCIIYNISFFNCTWHVKAEAPADIQIFFSYRQTGKDFECQQYIKNARKKNIGCHMKDIYFQPSRKIKLNISVTDLKNNSRGLSYYKALLPQKIEKLNPPINVSVSLENRSIKIHWKPPPTVGSASNNCFMYQVKITDHKIVNVAAEKYEYPLHRPAKKYTAQVRAKKEVCIRNKIWSDWSEPVIIHDGKTVDIMLLSLTLLCLLIFLGGLLICACRRYRCLEVITMPVPHPTDNIITWLAADETHHQKQISMQMEMHSEVVLGILEENGDNIHQQGHLKDFELEDL; translated from the exons ATGGCACATGTTACATTTGTTCCTGTCGTGCTGATACTAACTTTATTACAGcataaaacactgttttccacTGGCCTGGCAAATGGACAACCAGACGTAGTGG ATGAACTTGGGCTACATAATGATCTTCAGATTACCAAATATGATTCCAGAGTTATTCTGTCCTGGAACAATAACCTGACAGAAGAAGAGACAAAGAAGTACCGTGTGAAGTATATTTTGAGTTACACATTCTTCAATACCTCTTATGAAAGGAAA GAAAGactacaggaaaagaaaaagataatacGTCTTGAGTTACATTCCGGTTTTAACGCTAAAgttaaaacacagctttttgcaaaagaaactgaagagcTAATTAAGGAAAGTGGCTGGACAGAATGTACTTACAAGGCTCCTCCAG tatATATTCAGAATCTTTCATGTATCATatataatatttctttcttcaattgCACCTGGCATGTTAAAGCAGAAGCTCCTGCCGatatccagatttttttttcatacag ACAGACAGGAAAAGATTTTGAATGCCagcaatatataaaaaatgcaaggaagaaaaatattggatGCCACATGAAAGACATATATTTCCAGCCatcaagaaaaatcaaattaaatatatctgtaacagatctgaaaaataattcaagagGACTTTCTTATTACAAAGCTCTTCTACCTCAGAAAATAG agaaactcAACCCGCCGATCAACGTCTCAGTTTCcctggaaaacagaagtattAAAATTCACTGGAAACCCCCGCCTACCGTTGGTTCAGCAAGTAACAACTGCTTCATGTATCAAGTGAAAATAACGGACCATAAG ATTGTAAATGTTGCTGCAGAGAAATATGAGTATCCACTTCATAGGCCAGCAAAGAAATATACAGCACAAGTGAGGGCAAAGAAAGAGGTATGCATAAGAAACAAGATATGGAGTGACTGGAGTGAACCAGTGATTATTCATGATG GAAAGACAGTGGACATCATGCTGCTAAGCCTCACATTGCTTTGCCTTCTAATTTTCCTTGGAGGTTTGCTGATATGTGCGTGTAGAAG GTATAGATGCCTGGAAGTTATAACCATGCCTGTTCCACATCCTACAGATAATATCATAACTTGGTTAGCTGCAGATGAGACTCACCACCAG aaacaaatttcaATGCAAATGGAAATGCACTCAGAGGTTGTTCTGGGAATACTAGAAGAGAATGGAGACAACATTCACCAACAGGGACATTTGAAGGATTTTGAATTAGAAGACCTGTAG